The Lytechinus variegatus isolate NC3 chromosome 7, Lvar_3.0, whole genome shotgun sequence genome includes the window GCATGGCGCCACGCCCCTGCCATAATACAAAAGATATGACATGAATCGTTAACTTTGCTTTATATCTGGAACAACCTGTCCTGAAAACGGATTATTTCATGAACTTGTATATCGCTACCACTTATTCCAAAGAAGAACCTATAGGGCGCCACGATGAGACGCGTTCGAGTTTGGGTTTACCCCTGGTTAAGAAACCCGTCTTTCGCTATATTAAAGAAAAACCATAAATGCGTTAATcgtataaaataaaaacatgtatacaagtggtgtttttttttaaatactacgAATGCTTCAAAAGTTGGATCGGCCAAGAGTGGCAGAGTTGCCAAATTTCCACAAACATGCATGAGAGGGTTGCACGCAGAATCTCCTTCAGATCCCCTTTGGGTCCTAATTGTTGAGGTCTCAGAGGAGGATATttgccgcggaacggttttcaaagtgggggagggggctgactatacacaaaatcacaatcctatggttatttttacgtttttgtacgcGGTTTttgtaaaaagtggggggctgaagccccctcagcccccccccccgcccctgttATACAAACTGACCGAAATTTCCATCACGGGAAGGCGGATGAAAAATCAAGTAATACCCTACCATATAGCATGCCAATAAAATCTGTATCCTATAATCTTAACTTTTGAGTAATAAACCGATTAAGCCTAGGTCTAATACAATATTATGTTTTGAGTATGACAATTCTGGTCGtgcaaataaatttcaaaaattactCAGGCATATTAGTTTTTACCGGTTTCTATTCATTTCCAGGATAATTGAAAAAGCACACACCTAGCTACTGAACGCTTCTCTATACAGGAATACTCGAGTgctaatatattttatattctgTCACCCGAATGTTTGCATGAATAtactttttatataaaattacTAATTACTGCACGAATAGAAGTTATCCAATTGATGGTCTTATTTTATCAACGTTTCTACTTTTATAACGACTTGTCAGACAGTTAGAAGCATACAAATATGATTTAGAAATGGTTAAAACTTATTTGTATCTAGCATAATCGTAGTCTGCAAATATGACATGTTTAATTCTGTGTAAAAGATATGATAAAGTTTTTTAGGTATTGCGAAACTTTCTGTATATACTCCGTAactcaaataaaacaaaactacCAAGGTAAAattccgaggggggggggtgaatctctttacttttgataataataagcaAAATTGTCCTGGAGATAAGAAAGAGAAGGATATCTGATGCTAATTAAAGCAATAATAAAGGAATAAAGGAAAACTTTGAATATCTTGTGAAAAACAGTAACCatcatctaaaaaaataaacaaagaagttCAAGGTGATCTAACTTTGAGTCATCTATAACACATCAATATCTGATTAAATGATTTAATTAATGACCACATGAATTGTTAATATCAAAAGAGAATAATTCCAGGTCAATATTTACGTTTATATACCAAAACATTTGTTATTCCACGACAACAGTAAGATTAAAAGGGgcgaagaaaatgaaagaggaaaTGAATAAGTACGTCCCTCTTCAAATCACACAATGCATTTTTTGCTTAAACACGTATAGTACAATAAGGTGCTATGTATGAATATTTCAACAAACATTggaaatgatgataaatatctTAGTAATGACCCTTACCCACCCCTTGTAAATAGGGATAACAAAAGTAGTTAATATTATAGGGAAAGCTCGAGATTAACGATGTTTTATTTactcagggtagccacttcagatTGGAAACTGCTCCACCAGCGGGCCCTGTACgaattattacccttctccaatcttaATACTGAGCGCCttgcaagaaggcagaaggtcccaatttttaaaagtctttggtatgacttggCCGGGTATCAAACCCACGACCTCGTGTTCATGAGGTGGACACTCGACCACTGATCCACCATGCCCGGtaaagatttgaaaaaaggagattaaaaagaggaaaaaaaattctgagaaattgaaagagaagtacgaaagaatatgaaaaacctattatatattttttattactaaaatttcatattaaaacAAACGATGATATGTTTGCCGTTTACTAGTATTTGATTTTAAGAAAACACATTGTAATGTTTCAAATTACAGCTGGCGCTATAACATTTGGAATGAGCTTTtagacattgaaaaaaatatatcaagatgAAATAAACATATCAGATGTACATAAAAGCTGAATACACCACTTTCCAATGTACATTTAATTAGTTATTTTGTTTGGAAATCTTGGCgctatcttaaaaaaaaagatttaagaaagttttaatcaaacaataatatttttacaagaGGTAGGGCCATGTCACTTTACTGCAAAATGGCTGGGAAAATAAAACATAGTTCTGATTTTAAATTGAACCTTTGTTGGTAATATTGGTGTTGAAGTTGTTTgcctttaaaaatgaatttaaaccttcacaaatatttttttttacttgtttctgCTTTTATAAAAACCAAATTGTCATTGGTGTGAACTTTTCCTTGAAGATCCTCTCTGATTGACTGGGTAAAAAGAGTAAATGCTTATTACCATATGGCACATAGGAGTGATCAAACCTGGGTCACTGAATGGCAAAACCACCACTCTTCTGACCAAGAACACCTTGTCAAGAATACAACTATGATACAAGAATGAAATCAATAAACCAGTTTGCATCATTAACCACATATAAATGTGAGCCATTTATTTTGCCCCAACATAAAGAATATAATTTGTTTGTATTGCAATATTTATGTGTCAAGAATAGAATGATATAAGGCATGGTTCTAGTAcatttaaatattaaaaataaacctCGAAATTAAACATCACGTCATGAGGTAATTTCagattaatttgaaaaaatacaCATAATCAAGGAAACAAGTTATTCTCCTTGGGAGAATAACTCCTCTGATACAATTCCCACATGAAAAATCCAGTGGAGCACAGTCCCATGGAGAAAAGtttccatggggggggggtctcccTAGAGGACACCTCACCTTAAGGACAATAACTTTGAGGATAACTGTGAGCCAGTCACAGGGAAAGGACTTGAGCCATCACATCGGGTAATCGCATGTGGTTAGGCAACCACATACCTTGACCATTTAAGTAAGGGGCGCCCTAAATTCCAGAAAGGTAAGGTTCAATTTGACCTGACCCTTTGTATATTTGGTTtatagttttcacaaaacatcggGTAAACTGGACCCAACCTTCCAAAAATTTAGGGGCATTTTCTCAGATGGTTGGATTCACGATTGCCCGTCCAGATGTGACGGCACAAGCCCTGGAAAGATGCCCTCTTGGGGATGAGAGTTGTCCTATAATCCCAATacaaattccataaaatgaattttcacaCAGTGAATAATAAAATGGATATGATTGAAGTTAAAAAATAACCTAGACATTATAGAAAAATTTTATCAAGTATAACAGGATAAAAAGTCACACACCTATTTTCATTATGACTAATAAGGAATCATATGGCACAACTCAAACTTTAGTCATTAACCTACTGCATTATATATGGAGATGTTAAGTAAAATACCATAGGTGattataggtggtttcaaaccgcctcgatcacaagaatccccgttaaattacgagaactttttaaggctaaaaaatacccgttaattattcctgcattcacaccgccccgaaacacatccttcgggataagttcccgaagttacgagcatgcgcagtgtggtctgataagcaggcaaggcgcgagattcaaaatcactagcccagcagccaccaacgccgccgcgcccaacgacacgctgggctaaaagttcccgtaattttgctttcacatcgccaaaatacctgcgaccttggaaaaatccccacgaaagttctcgtaatttcgccaagtacctactatttagcgggtattttctttcggggaaattacacgtagtttgctttcacattaccaaaatacctggtattttctgatcggggtaaatttcccgatcagagaatacctggaactggcgaacttcgaggcggtctgaaaccacctaatgacaTCGGAagctttttttctctctctcaaaaGCAACTATTAACATTGATAATACTGTTTCAAAATAGCTTCCAggtttcatttgaattttttttttcacaaatgtgaataaaaattagtcattcatatatctctattgaaaatagagaataaaaaaatgaatttatagaAATAAATAGAAGAGTTACtcgcaatgaaatgaaaattaaatcacaTTTGAACTAAATCATGAATATGGCATAATTCCTCTGAACAATAGCAGTGTATTCTGGCAAGAAACCATGCCACAGTAGCATTGTCTACACatcaatattcaaaactgataaaTGGGCATTCTTATCAGATTTCATCACACATTATTGTTCTTCAATGATCCGTAAGACCCGTAATCATTGATATTGCCAATTTGTCAGAAGTACACAGTGTAGCAAGTGAATAACTATGTACTTGACCTGATATACTCATACCAATCTGCAGTATGCATATCCAACATTAACATTTCTTATGCCTAATATGATCTTACTGTACATTACTGAtcttcttttttcatatcatgatttcaAGTTTCTAAATTGTCCacaaagtagaaaatatcaaaGTTTAACTTAATTTTTCGAGATATCTGTCAAGGACAACAGAAATTTGAAGAGAGGAGACCACCAGGATGGCCCCCCATCCAGATGGAGGGACCATGTCAGAAGTGATGTGGGATTCCTCCTACAGCCACTACAGGATGCTGTAGTCCTAGCCCAGGGTAGAACTGAATGGAAAAGAATCACCCGTAGGAGTCTTATGCAGTCTTAAGTCAGTCAGTCATTGATATTTATGAATACAGATAACTTTTCTGAAATCAAATCTTTTGGGATCACAGAAATCTGATAGACTAAGAAGAAATTTGATGAGGTATGTATATATAACTCGTTTGCATAATGTGGTCATGGGCGAATATTGGACTTATTGTATGCAAGTTTATCTGTACATTAATGTTGCGGAGGCCAAGATGtattacataaaattaaaaaaatacagatatCCATGTTTTCCATATTCTAAAGTTCTAAACTGCCTAACATcataaaattttaataaattttatGGTACACTTTTTATATTGTCATCAACTCCATTGGAATAAGAGATATATTCCCTTTAAATTGCAGTAAGTCAATGGTGTGGGATGTATCAAATGAGTTCATTCAAAAACCAACTTTATTGATTAAAGTGAGATATGGGCATCATTtctcagcactgacaagttttcATTCTTTGGccacagttaccatagtaacagtcataGACCACcgcttttcagccaatcaaaatcgagGATTTCACTTAACCTGTcagaactgattttttttttaaactcccAGGTGGAGTGCTCCTCATTCACTAGTAACCTTACATTAAATGCATGCACAAAGAAGGATTAAAACACTGAATGGTCACATGCCCATCAACAGACACACCTTTAAAACTTCTATACACAATTACATTATAATGTATATCACAGATTTGACAAAggcagtaaaaaaatatacattcatttttaattatttgtataGAGGAATATATGATGACCAGTGCCCGGTAACATAGAGCATAACAAGTGACCGTAGAGCTGATTTCTACATTTGATTGCCATGACCATTGTGCATGATCAATGGTCAAATACAGCCCTAAAATCAATTGTTAGCTTTTTTTGTTGTGGGTTCCAGATAATTTCTATTACAGTTTTGAAGAGGTATAAGATGGCGGTTGTCTTCGGACTAATCTCCTGTTGATTTCTGAGATTTTTGTTGCACCTTGaaaagaattatgaaaaaaaaaggaaataggtCAATCATTGTatgtaaaatataaatcatatgcGCTTAAATGTGTAGAATTTTAAAGTACCCGTGAAACCAGTTGCTTTTGCTGAGATTGATTCCATCTGGAATGTATTGCATAACGGTAACTTTTGCATCCAATGGCAACTTCCATAGaattctatatatatattggctGTTGAGTTATGTTGGTATGGTAATTGCCGATGGATGGTACAGTCACAGTAATAGTGATTTTTTTCAAGGCAATTGCCCCTGACAACTTTTAGTAGTTGTGGGAAGATGAAtgttttcaggaaaaaaatacaatcaaataaaaaaaaagaaaacttgtgAGAAAGCATATAATCGAAGGTTACTTGTTAGGAAGGGTACCCCTATTCATCAGCTCATCATAATAtctggaaatttgatttcaaaacatctgctattcaattcaattcaattcaatttatttacattctctataaaaatattaataacatACATGAACAACATACACAAGATACACAAGATACGCACGTAAAACATAAGTATAAAACATGAAGGTCTTACCCGAAAGAGCCATGGCAAGACTAAACTCATCCCTCAAAATTTCAATCATCCTCTTCACTCCTGCCTCACCCTGGTCAATAAAtgtggaaagaaaacaaaagattaaCGAATAGGAGCAGAAGAGAGGTGGATATTTCAATTGTTAATTGTGTGTACCCTCAGCAACCCAATTGCATATTTTCAGaacattagttttttttttctatttcttagattaaatctattttttaatgatagCCATAGAAATCCGATCCACTATGATTGGTATGCTAACATTTACCCCCAGCTTACATGATTCTCAGAGAAGatgaatcaatatttttcttgttctCATTGACaatgttttattgtaatttcCCTCTACACATCCAGTATTCATTTATGACTAAGGTAGCAAATGAGCACTCAACTAATATggtcaaatgaaatattaattcttaagcaatttttttcttctctgaGCTATGATAAGCCACTCAAATAATCAATCCTTGAAATCCTGTTTGTATACAATCATATGCTGTGATGTTCAGTAATCTTCAGGAAAGTTTTCAGATTGTCAAAATGACCTCCGTTTGGAAGGTatgtaaaaactgaaaatcaaATCCTGGACTAGCCTATTCAAAGACTATGCGTGGTCTTgtgctctgtaaaaaaataaaaattcaggTAGTTTATTTATAAATACTACACAGCGTTGCGagtattattatgaattatacATGCACAAGATACCTTTGAAAACCTTTGAAACAGTTTGGACAATGTCAAAGGTAACAATTGTGGTTAGATATTCTAATGCCCATTTGATAAACCATCCTCACCTCAGAACAATAACTGGTCAATACAACTAGTCATTAGTATTAGCCATTAACAACTTTGCCTGTTAGCTACAATAAATGAGTGGTCACATGATAGATATCAGCCAATCATATAAGTAGGATCCATATCACAATTTTATATAGGATATTGACAAGAAAGTCAATATTCTATGACTGCACTTACATTGTATGCCAAAGCCCACAATGCTGGCCGACCAACGAATACCGCCCTCGCTCCGAGGGCTATCGCCTTGAGAACATCTGTTCCAGTCCTGACGCCACCATCCAGATAAACCTCCAACCCAGTGCCTTTTAAAGCATCAACAACCTCGGGCAAGGCTTCAATCTATTCAAAAGGTCAATACAAGTATtccaaataatattttcaatactGTCAACAAAATGGTCGACATTTTCTGGGTGGTTTATGATTTCCAAATCATCCAGCTAACAGGAAGGGTTTCTTTtatcaaaagaatgaaagtaCAACAACTGCTACTGGCTATCATGGTAAAACATGTAAATAAACTGAATGACACATCATTTTACAAATTAAGACAGTTTCATCTAACAAATAACCTTTTTTCAGTTGCATCTTAACTTGTTTAATATTTCAGCTAAGTTGAGGAGAAAATATGCTCCAGAGAAATTCTGGCAAAGGGTTTTGATGAATAATTCAATGTCCTTAGACAGTTCATGTCATTggaaattatacaaatatagTGGTAAACATAAATATACTGAGCTTACTGTAGATGGAACCCCATCGAGCTGTCTAGCTCCATGATTGGATACGACCACACCTGCTACATTGTGTGCTGCTGCTTCTCGTGCATCCTCAGCTAGAcaagaatagaaaagaaatatttctaAGATAAAACCATTTCCAAGGAAATATGAAGTCTATTTCTATCTCCTTTCCAGTAATTACTACAATCAATTTTAAATCACAAAGGCTAAACCAGGGAATCTCAAGAAGCGGCACACATTGTACTTAGTCAGGCTTGgatgcaagggggggggggggcagggtggCTACACCTTCTCGACCCCCAACTGGTTCCCATATAAACCTGTTTTTCTTAGAACTGATTTCTTGATAAACAAGAGCTTTTCAGAATCTTATCTTCAATAATGTCTTATCTCTATGCATAATGTTgcatatatttctttaattaatGCCATCATTAGCTAACTATTCATTATTCTATTGATTACTAATTCATTGAATCATTTAATTCTATCTATTTTAATTCAATGATTCATCAATCACTCATTTTTAACTTTCAATGATATTCCAATtcatttcctttaattttttgttgaaaacccTTCTCTCCTTTTCTGTTTGCGGTTGTGTGGGTTTGCTGTGTGCGTGTGTAGTTTCCACAAtcctaatttatttatttattttatttatttattgtttcatgTGTGTTCACATCATCCACAATCTCATATATGAAAATACAGTGATACATGTTTATTACATAAAGACAATATTAcgtaaagaaaataatacataattaCCTGTGAGGACACCTTTGAGAATGATTGGTAATGATGTGATAGTCTTCAACCATTCAATGTGCTTCCAGCTCAGCGTAGGATCAATCAGTGACGCTACGTACTCTGTTAGACCAGAACTGGATGATCCACGTACACCACACGACTCGATCAGCTTCGAAGTGAAGTTTGCCAATCTGttataaagaaaaacaacatttattaattgaaaaagAATATAACACACGAATGTATGTTCAATTCAATCCATATATTTGGTTTAGCAGGATTCTTTTTAGTGCAGAGCACTAGCTTGTAACAGAAAAGGAgtatttgtaatgtttttaaatattcaattaGTTTGCACAAGAATGCCTGTGTAAATGCCACATTCATATCTGCTCATGTGTAGTCTTAGCTCAATTTTTCCTCATTGTgaccttacatgtatgtgagcaTTTACTCgctgaatgaaaaataataaatgaaaatatcattacTCAAAACCTGAATGGTGcaaattttactttcaaattaaAGCATTGTAAATAGCAAACATAAaagctataggcctatatgtcacAGAACACATACTGACTATTACTCCTGTGCTTTCACTTGACAAGAATTGAGTTAACTTTTTAAAATCCTCATGGAAGATAAtcattactgattttttttttgataatattcttttttttcatatagcaCTTATCACAGCATCCTTAATAGTAATTAAGAAATAGTGGAACATTTATGgttgcttgatttttttctttattaatcatttttatttcaaacattgaGCTTGGACTTTGACAGACTTCTAAAAATATGCatgaacaatatttacattatcTCAGGATATCCTTGGCATAACATGAAGctattcaatttcatatttgaatAAGATGATTTATAAAAAGATTTATTACATACTACCTTGGATGGGGTTTGTACTTTGAAACTATAAAACTTTATGTCCTTAAAACAATCGCTGCCATCAAATTTGCAATGTTAATTCTTTATAGTTTGACACTCGCTTGTAGTCATGCAAAACAAAACCAAGCTTATAAATACATATTTCGGTTGTGATATGAGTTAGCAATTTCTAATGTATGTGAATCTAAATTACAGTTCCAAAATATTCTGTTTCTGCCCAGACTgccataatttttctttttatttcattattttagagGCGATTTGCAATTTTGCAGTATCCAAAGAAATCAGCAGTGAGTTTTGATTGTGGAAATCCCAAAATGCTATCCTAAATCTATAATATGCTTTGTACCTTTTGTAGAAGAAATCGTAAGAATTCTTAAGAACTTTAAAAGCACCATGGCTATATCATTTCTTGTTCTATAATTATTCTGCTGCTGTATACAAATCAGACTAACTTTTTAAAGGCCACACCAATTTGAGTAATTTGAGTACAATAGATCTATGCATTGGCATCATCGAGCCGCCATGTTAGAGGTCAATGCCATTGCCTTGCGTACACATGTAATCTCTGACAAtgagatttacatgtatttctatatCCTCTAAGGGAGGGGGCTATAAGATTATGTCACATGTATAAGGTCTCTATATGCACCATGGACGTTCAACACAACGAGAGGCCTACTTGTCCTTGCAGGTTGACATTTTCAGAGATGGCCTCCAAGGCGAGTATTGACAAATTTAAGATAAATACAACTGAACaatgacctccttgcctgaagcacaaaatgttaaaataatggaattccacatgtttggggaggaatgaaaattcatttcacatgacaatgatgagaaaataaaaatatttcaaatttcatataatataataaaatacaaaagaaatagtgagtgagtgatgtcatcagttccctcatttgcatactgaccgatatgtgcatataactgttttgtgaaatgaagcgaaactttaaaaagtcataactttcttaatttacatccgattttgatgaaattttcagtattatgcttgttgaatttttctctttttattcaaatcaagtttttgtcggggtgggcttgtcctttaatcagTAGAACTAGAAGTAAGATCCAAGAAAACTAATATTGTAATCAATAATAGAAGCAACACACAGCACTTGATGTTATCAACCAATCTCTCAGGACTACAAGGAGGACTCAGGAGACACACGTCACAACAAGTATGCAACCTAAATATGCAAAGGACTGTGAAATGCACAAATATATTgacaattgaattgaaaaatgttCATCCTCACAATTCAGCATATATGATTTAAACAGTAATGGGATCATTAcaagttcaaattaaaatatttcgtTTCTTCCAATAGAGATCAATGCTACAAAGGGTTGAAAGATTCAAAGTGTACCTCAGTGCTTTAAATTAATCTAAAGAACTAGTCTAAGAATTAGTCTAAGGACTGgctttagatatttttttaactttttatttttttcacatttttgctgtaataaaaaaaatattcacctAGCAGGAAAAGAGGCCTTTCCCTACAATATAAAACTTTAAAGCCTGTTACCTTAGTGGCTCCGGTAATGAGAACTTGTTCCTGATATCGGCCAGTCTCTTCCCGAGCACGGGCGTATCCACCGTCACGAAAATGGCCTTGTAGCCCGCCCTCTCTGCACGTTTGACCAGGTCCCTGGTGACCTCTCTGTCCTTGTACACGTAGAGCTGGAACCATCTTAGTCCCTTCCCAGAAGCCTCTGCAACTTCCTCGATGCTACTGGTAGACCAGGAACTGAG containing:
- the LOC121418463 gene encoding hydroxyacid oxidase 1-like produces the protein MDMDAAVCLQDFEDFAIKYLPKNALDYYRSGANSEQTLKDNRSAFERLRLYPRILRDVSVRDMSTTVLGQRLPYPIAIAPTAMQRMAHADGEVATARAATAMDTGMILSSWSTSSIEEVAEASGKGLRWFQLYVYKDREVTRDLVKRAERAGYKAIFVTVDTPVLGKRLADIRNKFSLPEPLRLANFTSKLIESCGVRGSSSSGLTEYVASLIDPTLSWKHIEWLKTITSLPIILKGVLTAEDAREAAAHNVAGVVVSNHGARQLDGVPSTIEALPEVVDALKGTGLEVYLDGGVRTGTDVLKAIALGARAVFVGRPALWALAYNGEAGVKRMIEILRDEFSLAMALSGATKISEINRRLVRRQPPSYTSSKL